In a single window of the Arctopsyche grandis isolate Sample6627 unplaced genomic scaffold, ASM5162203v2 HiC_scaffold_149, whole genome shotgun sequence genome:
- the LOC143922011 gene encoding MYG1 exonuclease-like, producing the protein MLLVTHDGRFHYDETLSTVILEKIYPSAKLIRTRDENKISQGDIVYDVGRIFDPKKLRFDHHQSTFNETFSDKIYLEFFLPADAIDNGYSIFGEIKPRTVADMVHNFNFYDCTREEEMARFRKAAEMVKIDLNNYLEYVLKDYAVNYAYYYEELKDFTGDIYYTETNVPTDLVFDINEMLKLDIKFVITKINKTFRIKTLPVKKGAYEIRYPLHQEWRGHADEALEKISGIPDCTFVHASGFTGVEMVIKRVFFNRVEDNLKWGVIK; encoded by the exons ATGCTTCTTGTTACACACGATGGTAGATTTCATTATGATGAAACATTATCAACTGTAATCTTAGAAAAGATATACCCAAGCGCTAAATTAATAAGAACAAGAGATGAAAATAAGATTTCACAAGGTGATATTGTTTATGATGTAGGGCGAATATTTGATCCTAAAAAACTCCGCTTCGATCATCATCAAAGCACATTTAATGAAACTTTTTCAG ATAAAatttatctcgaattttttttacctgCTGATGCTATTGACAATGGTTATAGTATTTTTGGAGAAATTAAACCTAGAACTGTAGCTGATATGgttcacaattttaatttttatgattgcaCACGAGAAGAAGAAATGGCAAGATTTAGAAAAGCAGCTGAAATGGTTAAAATagatttgaataattatttGGAATACGTTTTAAAAGATTATGCAGTAAATTACGCCTATTACTACGAAGAGCTTAAAGACTTTACAGGGGATATTTATTATACTGAGACCAATGTACCAACTGATCTGGTTTTTGATATTAACGAAATGTTAAAATTAGATATCAAATttgtaattacaaaaattaataaaacttttagAATAAAAACTTTACCAGTAAAAAAAGGTGCTTATGAAATTAGATATCCTTTACATCAAGAATGGAGAGGTCATGCCGATGAAGCACTTGAAAAGATTTCAGGAATCCCTGATTGTACTTTTGTACACGCTAGTGGATTTACAGGAG tcGAAATGGTAATTAAAAGGGTATTTTTTAATAGGGTCGAAGATAATCTTAAATGGGGTGTTATTAAATAG